TCTCCTCAGAATAAAATCTATCCTTAATGGCACATTGTCCAagatttaacataataaataaataaatattggacaacatcacatgcaTTGCTCtcattccaatgtaagtagctaaagcacttgtgttatggaaaatcaaaagtaacgacggcaccacaaacactcagatcCAAGACAATacagaaaacgaatgaactttttctgcatagactcggccaggaatcgaacccgggacctcggagtgacgtaacccggtgtacacactactcgaccacggaggtcgtcaaaatattaatataaatacattatagaatatattcacTTTACAATTTACACGATTATTTTATCACAGTTTGCTTCCAATTATCGGCAAATTTTATTCTTCGAAAACCCCATAATAAATTGACCATTTTCATATAGACATTTTATCAGCTGGGTCAGTTCAAGTACACCGATGCCGTCAGTTCACTCTTATCGACGAGGTGGTCTAGACTGTTGGGACTTTTATGCCTTAAACTACATGGGTATACTAATTATTCACACCAAAAtaccaattttaaaatgtattactgTCTGACGGTAGAATAATTGGTAAGTAGGTAATTTTACGGTATATGAGATAGATAATATTTGAcccaattatataaatacaaatacatacctAGAGGTATAACAGCTGACAATATAAATGGTGCCATACAGcccacatttaataaaatcggaAAAATGATGTTACCGGTCAATGACCCTACACGTCCAATCATTATTATGATCGACACTGCAAGGGCTCTGAAACATGAAAtaacatatcaaataaaaatagcttttattGCTCTGATGATAAAGGCTCTAAGTAAGTCAGAACAACTTTCTAATAATTCTGTATTATTAGATGAAAAACTGTACGTTtcagacatatatattttttaatttaatggataGGCATTAAATTTCATAGATTTATAAGGCGAATATCCATAAGACATTTACCATCcaaattaaaggaaaatattcatATCTTTGATAATACTAACCTTAAATTAGTAGGAAAAAATCTAACAAAGATATTTTGCTGTAGACATAGTGCGGCCTGCAGCAATGCGCAAGAACAAGATATCAATATAGCTATTTGTAAAGGTGCATTTGTCCAATATAGCACAGTTGAACATATTGAACTTAGAATTAAAACAGCAAACATCAAAACTTTTTGTCCAAAGTAGTCGACAAGAAGTGCACTGATTCCGACGCTTATTAGAGCAGTAAAACCCAATATAAGACCATTCATGTAAGTTTCACTCCCACTTAGTTTCTGAAAGAAGAAGAGAAATATCCATATATTGAAATAGAGCGTAGTTTCTTTATGAATTACAAGAAGGACCTTttagaaaatttttaaaatgttaacgagaattactatattttataggtattaaAGTACTATAAGTAACTATGTCATTGATAcacatttaaaattggaacattcATTCCCAGAGAGTCagttattaaattgtaactaggtacataaaatttactatttattttatttttcgttaataATTTGCCTTTTAACGTCTACCCAAAGTCACTTACTTGACTTTGTCTGATGTTACAAATAGTATTtgatcttttttttaagtataaagaaatatactttgtttaattttagcaAATAGAATATTTAGTAGTATCATTGCCATAATTTGAGAATTGATAATCGTTTTTACGTTGTACACTGAATTATTTTTAgctattttaataacatctaaatatttaaattgcgtTGTATTGggtaacgattttatttaaaatctaattcatttagtaaaaagtatttttgcgTAGCTTTATCGAATAAAGTTATTAGTATGAAAATTAAGTATCACCTAATGCAGTTCATTGACCTACCGGGATACACTCAAGTGATTCCGTTGCATTTGTAATAGCCGGGTTTAGAGTTTGCATGTATTGGTTTATCATTACACAAAATCTAGCAGATCCTCCATTATCTATGCCATAGTTTTCTACAATCGTTGATAATTGCGGGTACCAAAGTCTCAGAGAAGTAAAtctgtaaattaattaactaattaaccCATCCTGCGTTCAAACTTCGACTCTGGATAATATTGGAGGGGGGGGGGGTCAGTAATTCGGTTTTCGgtttaaagacatttatttctcataaagaaCACAAAAGTTcacttataataagaaattacaataattttgctTGGGGGTACATTTAAAATCTGccttatgaattatatacagtaaaataaaatgttgcggGTAGTTATATTACACAAACATGTTTAGGTAGGGGTtacattaacttataaattattttgcacatATTCCATTACACGTTTTTTGAATATAGGAAAACTCTTGCTATTAATGATTAAgtctgataatttattataaatttgaactccttcaaataaaatgtttttctttccaTAGTTGGTTCTGGTTTTTGGAAGTTCTAGTTTATTACGTTTTCTAGTGTggtatgtatgtgtttttttatgaaagtgtaATTGtgaatgtgttttatttgttattatttttctaatcaacatgcaggtttttaaagtgtataattgatttatattaaaaaaatttgtttttttgtataattcaacGGATGGcgtcatataatcatatttataaagaactttaataattttattttgtaaagtttgTAATGACTTTATGTTAGACTTCGCAGCAGTTCCCCATATTTCAATAAGATATTCGATATGAGGTTTTactaaagaattataaataataggacGAATTTTATTAGGTATACATAAGGAAATCTTACGTAGTGCACCTATCAAAggggatattttatttttaagatgatCAATATGATATTGCCaggttgatatattattataatttaatatataattagtgatTTACTTACACAATTAAACCCGAAAAGGTAACGAATGAAAAAAGAATGAGCTTAAAGATCAGTGGTTTCCGGAACAGCTCCTTCGCTTCGAATAAGCTCGttactatttgttttttgaGGCTTAtctcttttgtttgttttatcgtTCCAGATGTATTTAATGATTTcacctgtaaaaaatattattgaaccttAAAAATATGGTAAAGTATGATGATGAGGTGATGGCATATTAGGAGCCAGGGTTATCCAAGTATCTGAATCTAAATGTTTGGATTgcaaataaatgacaaaaaggTCACATTGAACTTTACAACGACGATTTCTTCATTCGctctaatttttgttttgttcatctgactaaaaatttattatactttatgtttatcccaagtatttattattaactgaattaaaaaaagaaggaTCTTCtcagtttaaatgtttatattttttagacgtATACGTACACCAAAAAAAATCCGAAGAGattttttcgaaattatttcattaaaattttgtaaatattagataataaactTTGATCGAAGACTTCGGaactcatataaaataaatgcctGCAAATCTACCGCGATTGctgttatatttagtttaagcactttcttatttattcgtttaatattatttataaatacataaataaattgtattactgACTAATAATAATGGATAAGATTAAATATACGTTTTCAAAATAGTCTATCTGTTAAGACtgaaattcatttaatatctgtgacagaatattatatatagtataatcttCTCACTTTCTGCGACCATAATCTGTAGTTGAccatcgattttaatatttgaatatgtaacAGTCAACCAACCTTAATGTTACGATTACTTACAGGAAATGTGTCTTTTTTGTTTCCACTATTCTCACTGTATATCCCTTTGAGAACCTCTAAAGCCTCCTTCTCTCTGCCGTGTGATAATAGATATTTAGGAGTCTCTGGTAGTGACCAGTATATGACAACAGCAAAGAAACTCcaaatagaagaaaaatataagtataaattccATGAATGTAAttctgtaaacaaaaaaaatctgttacaaaatatgattttattagatattgatatctatactaatattctaaatacgaaagtaacttaGTAAatctgttgctttttcacgaCCAAaacactgaaccaaatttattatgaaacaagTTTGAACTCCGGCTACTTACTTATGTGGACCCTCGCCCACTGCGACTTTTTGTAGCGATACAGTCGCGAAGCGGTCGCTAGCTGTGTGCCCTCACCCACGATCTCAAATTCAGTCGCGATGCAAACGCGATATCGCCGCGCTTTTGTCAAAATCATATGATCTCAAATTCAGAAGATGTTATTGAATGTCATATTCGACGTTTTGTGAATTGCTTTCCATTGTAAAACCAGAGTTGATACGCAGAAATACAGTGATGGCACAATGTATATCAGCTGAAGAACgactaacaattaatttaaggtAAGAAAAACCATTTCCACCGTTCTCCATTCACGCGCCAACCTCCCTTCGTTCTTCCCCCAATGTCGTCCAACACGGTCGCGCTTTTCATCGATACAGTCGCGATACAGTATCGCGCGTTGCAACTGCGACTAACACGCGTTGGTAGTGATGATTGTTTAGTAAACGCACGACAGCATCGCTGCAAAAAGTCGTCGTGGGCGAGGGCTCTAAAACGCGCGACAAACGCTGGTGACAACTACTTATCAAAAATAGTTTTGGTTTCACtttcaaatatatcaaaattaatcacATTACAGGCTGGACCGTCGTCAGTAACGATTAACCCGAAGCACTTTGGGAATTCCTTGATAAATAGCGTAAGTTATATTGgaagatttaatattacttgGAGCTTTGAGCAATTCGGTCTGGGTGGATACCATCCACTTATCACTTATTTAGCTATAAAACGTGTTTCGACTTGAAGGTTGAGTTGGACGGGGTTATTTTAGGACCAACTGATATAATGTCTTTGAGACTTGGGAGGCGATAGACGTTTTCGGAATGgttaaatctattaaatctattaatgttatatgaaataacaagtaaatatttaactttctaAATATGTGTTCATATTATATGGTGTGTGAATGTATACGCACATTTGAAACCGATTCAATCATTATATTACACAACTACTGTTAATATTTGTCCATAACATTTGTAAGGCTGGAGGACAAAATAACTTATGTTAATGggtctattattataataattgataattatcaaTGCAACAGCAACCTGGATAACTAACAAGCTCCGTCCTTTATGTCTATAACGACATTTGTATACGTagttaatgtacatatatatttcagcttataaatactagatggcgttatgtcaaattgtaaataattctaaatcgcGATTCGAGATGCAatgcaagattcgctaattgtttgcatatagcatttaggaatttcttgaataaatatggttaccagtggcacctaatggatttattagtaaaacattagtgttgtggagcatccttaagatcgactgagctagttgttcaaCATTAACTAATTTTCTTTTCGAACAGGCACACAATACTAAGTAGCCCCCTTTAGCCCTAAAAGAAGTGATCAGTGCGAGCTACTTAACCAGACAGGTTCGAACAAAGGCTTActatcaacataaaaaaataacttaccaaAGTATCCATCCAATACTGAATAGTTAAATTCTATTGGTAATATCACCCAGGCTGAGAGAGCAGCTATTATTAGGGCTACAGATATGAACCCAGAATACAATATGAGTAATCTATCTCTTACTTGTAAATGACACAGTTCAGTTAGATATGACGATATTGCACAGAAGCACAAACTTAatctgaaatgaaataaaaagtgtttaaatttacattaaaatattttggaactAGTTTCAAGCAGATTTGCTGCAATATTCGGGGTATTGAGTAATTCAGCACTCAAACTATCTGTGAGCAATCAAATCTTTATGGAATAATCaatttgtcttttttaatataacctattcagcaaaaataatataaactatttcatTTACTAATAATTCTCCTTCGATCGTGAGATCTAAAATGGCATATTTCTTGTAACTAAAACTAAGGAACACCTTTTTGAAGGCGTCAGTTGAAAAAATAGTATGTGGTACCTAACGAGACGTGAAACAACTTCCTATGTCACCATAATTCACAATAAGTTACAATAATTCCTACATCCAGCagtgtattttgttataatttatatagtacaaaaatattttatgaaaacttgATGAACTTTAATGGCCCTGACGAGCATCATTGTTAGAATTCCTTTCTATAGGTACAGTTAAAGCCAACATTTTGCTGAATTAGTGGATATACGTATTGAGAGAAATTCATCCCGACTGTGCAGTTTTCCCCACGAATTTTCTCTGtgtttacaataaagtataaagtaaagtaatgttCTAATGTTCTGTCTAAGGgcagtggtgaacacttacaatcaggtgacccatttgccagtaGAACAGTAGACCAGctatattatattcgaaaagACTTACGCGATTCCTTCTAGAAGTTTTGTTAATAAGAGCATTATATAGCTTTGACTTGAGCCTTcaattattgtacatataaatattatgccGTTACCACCAACTAGGAAAATCCTTCTTCCAAACGAGTCTATTAGGAATCCTGCAAAAAGACTTGCTCCTATTTGACCTGGAAGAATACATCaaaatgaatgtaataaataatgttaaatggattatgtaaaacataaagtaaaagtaaactcAAGAGCCTGTGAAAGTCTCACTGCAGCGCTAAGGCCTTCTCCTCCGATgaggtttagagcttattccaacacgctgctctaatgcgagttggtggatacacatgtggcggaatttcgttcGAATTAAACACGTTATGCCGGCTTCAGAGATTTTTTCCACATATTTCTTCTTTATAAGAAGTATTCACCTTACATAGttaacgcgccaccaaccttggcaactatgacgttatgtattttaacattacattaacagcctgtaaattttcaacTGATGGGCTAAGGAGGAGGAgttctctttgaggagaaggtatagagcatattccaatacgatgctccaatgcgggttggtggattttAAATGTggatttctttgaaattagacacacgcagatttcctcacgatgttttccttctctgcgaccacgagatgaattataaacacaaattaaacacaggaaagttcagtggtgcatgccatttgaacctgcaatcatcggttaagaagcacgcgttctaaccattgggccacctcggctctcgATATATTTTATGCTTGCCAACATCTAATATGCAAGTCTTAGGAGATGGAAGTTTTGTAAACGTcgcaaaaaatctaaatattcgtaCTTTTTCATAGATATTGGACCTAGAACTTTGAGATTTAAGAGAAAAGCTAGCTGATAAGTCATCAAGACAGACACGCAGTACaactatattactatataagCAAGTTTTATTAAGGCATATTTGACTTTTTGATTTCAGTATAGTTCATCGTCACATTCCAAAaggaaagtaaattttaatactttcacttgaatttaaattaaaaaagtgattTCAAGACGTGGaagaatataatgaaatatttatgactTTTAAAAGTTCTTTAGTTTTCTACCGACAGTtatttgatatgatataaattattcattaatcatTAACGTGCAATTTACGAATTAATATAAACgagaaaatatattcatttaaattaaaatgaattaccaAAGAATGGCATTCCATTCAGTAATCCTTTGtgcattatattcatatttaaatcacACTCGGCGATTGGTAGAATGTATGATGTTGTCGTCGTCACCAACATTAAAGACACAGCTGAGCATAGCGTAGCAGCTAACAGTCGTAAGTGAAACCTTCCAAATTTACAAAGCGTCAGAGCTTCCTCCAATATTTGCATTTGATCTCTTGTATCGTTTGATTCGtctgtaataattaaacaattctaTCACATTATTAAGGCAGTGtactttgtatattatttaatttaaaaaatcaatttcacaAGACAACATAATTACAAGACACAagactttattcgagtaggtttttacaagcacttttgaatcgtaatttaacaaactataagtaaagctaccaccggaatTTAGagtctaccaagaagaaccggcaacaaactcggtagttactctttttcaacatctaaaaatacagtcatgctaattaaatacaattaaatatatcttgccTGGAAGTCTACAAacgttaactccacgcttttttaccATCTATCATCAAAAAATCTGTGGTTATTAGTTTGTTGTTCCatgtatagtttataatttcatagtaGCTTTTGGGCACTCAGCAGTATGAGTAAACTCCGTCACTTTTTGAGGAGAATATTTGGAGTGTTCCATTCCATTATGCTGCTCCAGTGCGAGTTTGATTCATATGTTTAagtgtaaatattgtaagacaacaatttttttgttcattcattttgaggagaaggttaggagcatattccaccacgctgctccaatacgggttgttatatacacatgtggcacaatttcgtcgaaattagacaggtttcctcacgatgttttccttcaccgccgagcacgaggtgaattataaacacaaattaagcatatgaaaaattcagtggtgcttgcctgggtttgaacccgcaatcattggttatgatgtacgtgttctaaccactaggccaccTCGGCTCGTTAGTTATAGCCGCTCGCAATTTCATCTTGCATTGTTgcaatatagaattatttatacaaatattacccacaaaaacttatataataccatatttttaaaacgtaataaaaataaaagttatcttCACTAATTACGGAGAATACGTCATTTCGGAAATGAATAtaatgatgtaaaaaatatataattatgaaaaaaaaaaaatgattgttataATCAGACTAAAAAAGCAATTAGTGATAATGAGgtctcaaaattaattaaattgttttcgtATATTCCGATTCAAACGGAATATGTGAACATTTTGTCTCCTTTGTTAAAGATCTTacgttactataaaatatttttccgttTTATtccgtataaatatatatatatatatatatatttatatttatggcattggttggcggacaagcatatgggaCAAGcttaccacctgatggtaagtggtcaccaccgcccatagacaaaggcgctgtaagaaatattaaccattccttacatcacctatgcgccaccaaccttgggaactaagatgttatatcccttgtgcctgtaattacattggctcactcacctatctaaccggaacacaacaatatagagtactgttatttggcggtagaatatctgatgagtgggtggtacctacccagacgagcgtgcacaaagtcctaccaccaagtaaaataattattaataattatatttaacttacttTTACATAAACTACTaaccaaaatgtattaaataacttattaaatatccataattattaattataaatgcatacCTTTTGGCTGATcttgaatactttttaaatccATTTTGAGTATTCACAATATacgattttatacaaaatacaattaaaccaCTTAGACGAGTATGAGCTTcatgtaaagatatattttgtctggttataattttatgttaaatagacgtcgtatgtttataattaattatgtaaaaatgtaatttaatttttaaacacctGTGACTCGTCCTGAGTTACTTGCATCACTAAAATTTTGAGGTTTTAATACGattgtagataaaattaaaacaatagtattataatatgatatctgCTCGTTTACACAGGCAGTTAGCGTATGGAAACGTTATCAACGTGACTAAGAGGTAAATTATATTAGgagaaaattattatcaaaagttttattcattttttttttttaattaaattctaaatcctCTTTTTATCTTTCGATTTGTTAAAACGTTGTaagtgcaataaataaaataaagattctgTGCAACAGTTGATCTGTAAACAAACTCAAATCAATAACTATCAAACTGATTTTAATACAGTTCTTACTAATAGACGAAGTCGTTTAAAGGTTCAGGTGTATACTCCATTAGGTTCCCCGAGGTTGTTGAAATATtccgatttatttaatataaatgtaaaaaaatatatacacctTTATTCTATGGCATGCGAATCAGGGACCTTGCTAGTTTCTATATGAAAGCTTATATTACTGAATATGAAATATGCGATCGTAAAGTCTCTCAATTTCAGAACCGTTAAGGATGAATTATTCATTCTTTGAAATTATAGTTGATAACTTTAACTAACATTTTcatatgttatgttaaattcAATCATCCCCTTTGTGTTTTGTATTGTTCTTTACACAATAATCTTAACAATAATCctggtatataataataagtgattGGCTGTCtcgaatatagattttttttttatatatactccTTGTGCTTTTGCATGGAGCCCCCAGTCTCCTCCGACGTGGTGGTCGGAGACTTTGTCaatctatttctttttttgcttagttaattatttttgttttataccattttcatgtattatgttttttgttaGTCTGATGTCAACGCAGGTAATCCATATGCAGATCTCTGGCTGTCACCTCACGTAGCGGGGGAGCTCTGGTGATAGTGCGTAGCAATAGTGGGTGGCAATGAACCACTCTGAGGCCGCGTAGGTGAGTCGCGTGCGAATGTACGCTTTGTATACGGACAGTTTGACCCGGAGCGGACGGCGTGATGCCAGAAGGGGACGCAGGAGGGTCTGCCTTATGTGAAGCACCTGAGTCTTTGCCACGTTGACCTTAAGTCTGTACTGTACAGCCAAGGGGGAAGTGCTTCCAATGCTCGCTACATTTTGATCGCTGCGTGCGAGGCATTCATTGATGTGGTTAAAAATGTAGCGTCGTCAGTATACAGTGCTAAGATGGCACCGTCCACAACTGGAATGTCATTCATGTATCTGCTGAAGCATTCGGGTGACAGGTGGCTTTCCTGGGGCCGGCTCGGATAGGGCGTTCCGTGGACAGGACTTATTCAACCGCCGCTTGAAAGCGTCTGTCTTCTAGGAAGATAGCCACAGTCTACCTTCTCGACTGGGAGTAGTACATGTGGACAGCTTGTATATGAGTACACTTTGTCCATATAAAGAAGCACTGCGACGGAGTGCTCTCGCTTGTAAAAGGCGGCAGCGAGATGGTGTAGTACTCTTGAGACTTGTTCTTGACTAGTTCGTCAAATCACCCGTTTGACTTGTCCAGGAGAGAACACGACGGGGTCTTCGATTGGTGCTATCGATGATTCGAGGTTGATTTAGTTCATTTTGTATAGCCACGGCCGTTCCTCGTTCCAACGGGTATACATATTAGAGTCGTTACGCACAATGGTGGGCAAAAgcgaatataataagtattaacaaAACTACATCGGCAGTTCCCAGTGGAGTATTATTTAGGTGTCGTTTAAAGATGAGCCATGAAAAAATTATGGCCGAAGAAGTACTTTTTGTGGACGTGACCAAATTAAGAGCAAAAGTCgatgctaaaattaaaaatggttataaacaaaaacaagttTTAAAGCAAAGAGGAAAGAAGCCCCTATTTATAAGTTAGGCGATTTGGTGTCATAAAGATTCTTATTTATAACAGTTAGGGCCATTGTACAATGAGAGACAGAGTAAAAAGTTAATAGCCATTAAAGGCTGTTCAATGGGGCTTTTCAAATAAAGCAATGCCTAGGAAAAGATAGATGAAGATGCGTGGAAGATATGAGAGGAGCTGAGAGGTCTTCGAAGCGATACAACGGAGTCGCTTGTGTCGAGAACATGAAAGCGTGGATAAACATATCCAATGTTGAGTAAATGTtgacaaaatacatataaaaaaatgtctgtaaGTTACTTAAATTGAATGCCTTCGAAGaatatcaatgtttaaaaatatagcaattgtCTTATGTCTGGTGTACAAAGCATTCAACAGAGTGTTGAATCATGGTGATCGTTAAAAGCTCGTGATAGGTATGTGAACGCAATCCCTTGCGAAAGATAACATGGATATgtgatattatttgatatcaCGTGTACATTCTTATATGAATACACTTTTTtatgagtatatatataattttgattttaaataatatataaacttcatTTACAGCTTTATATACCTAACTAAAACGTCATTCGAGGGCtgatacgtaatatatatatatatatataatgcaggTGGACCGGATGTTTGTCGCTGAGTGtgcaacattataaaaaaaagaaaacattgacgGGAAAATTAAGAGTCTCTTCTGAATACGCTGGAATCGAGAGCATTgctgtaactttttttatattaattgtttaacttggttattagttaataaagcaaaactttattatttaatttcgagAGTGATACATACACCtcctattaataaatacaattaactatcaacaattaatttatcaaaaactaCATTCATACTAATAACTAACAACGTAAGTCGATTTtcgtcccagtgattatgggacgatagctgcacataaaaaatcggtggTGGAGTATCAGCCGTAGATGTGGAAAAAAcaaaagaggattcttgattggaatttactaaattgttaagatttaacaaagaattcatTTTAGAGAGCGGGAAATGTTACTGGTCGGGTAGAGTatagtagtattattattacccGCGATCCAGAAATATCACATATTCAATcaacgtcatatttttttttatgttatcggtagtcggacgagcaaatgggccaccaatGCGcgatcaaccttgggaactaaaatgttatgtcccttgtgcctgtagttacactggctcgttcacccttcaaaccgaaacacaacaatactgagtactgctgtttggcgggagaatatctgatgagtgggtggtacctacccagtcgggcatgcacaaagccaaACCAACATTTATCGCTATCGGATTGTAACACACAACTAAAccaatacttatatattttatgaatttttaatatgaaagtaGTTAGAATTTCCATAGATAGTTTACAGACTTACTCATATCTGTAATTCCTTATCACATTCTGTAATGAGTGACaccatttcatataattatgatgCAATCGTACATACATACGCGTCCTTCGCAAAAAAAACGTGTAATTTCACCTGACGTAAGCGTTGTGCTTATTTgaagtattatgtatatattataagaatatattttggtactatattatttataagttccTTTT
Above is a window of Vanessa atalanta chromosome 19, ilVanAtal1.2, whole genome shotgun sequence DNA encoding:
- the LOC125071337 gene encoding putative transporter svop-1, whose translation is MDLKSIQDQPKDESNDTRDQMQILEEALTLCKFGRFHLRLLAATLCSAVSLMLVTTTTSYILPIAECDLNMNIMHKGLLNGMPFFGQIGASLFAGFLIDSFGRRIFLVGGNGIIFICTIIEGSSQSYIMLLLTKLLEGIALSLCFCAISSYLTELCHLQVRDRLLILYSGFISVALIIAALSAWVILPIEFNYSVLDGYFELHSWNLYLYFSSIWSFFAVVIYWSLPETPKYLLSHGREKEALEVLKGIYSENSGNKKDTFPVKSLNTSGTIKQTKEISLKKQIVTSLFEAKELFRKPLIFKLILFSFVTFSGLIVFTSLRLWYPQLSTIVENYGIDNGGSARFCVMINQYMQTLNPAITNATESLECIPKLSGSETYMNGLILGFTALISVGISALLVDYFGQKVLMFAVLILSSICSTVLYWTNAPLQIAILISCSCALLQAALCLQQNIFVRFFPTNLRALAVSIIIMIGRVGSLTGNIIFPILLNVGCMAPFILSAVIPLGIAILVYFLPNVSKDNKITGDK